The nucleotide window CTGGCCCTTTCCGGCAAGCCCCAGCCATCGCGCCAGCGGAGCGAGCGTGAACCCGTGCAGAACCACCGTGGCAGCCACCAGCGCAAATGCGAAGGGCGTGAGGAACGCGGCATCCTCGACGCCTTCCGCCACCAGGCGCTCTCCGAAAAGGCCCGCAACGGCCACGAGAACCACCCCGCGTGGTCCGGTCAGACCCACCAGAAGGCGTTCCCGGAAAGGGATGTTGGTGAAGGCCAGAGAAAACAAGACCGTCATCGGGCGTACCAGGAGGATGACCACTGCCACCATCGCAACGGCATTCCAGTTGATGAGGCGCAGGGTTTCCATATCCATGTTGGCGGCGAGCAGAACGAATACCCCCGAGACCAGCAGTATCGTCGCATGTTCCTTGAAACGGCGCAGCTCTGTGTAGCTTGGAAGGTTTGCGTTCGCGATCACCACGCCCATCACCGTCACCGCCAGCAGCCCGCTTTCGTGAAGGATGTAGTCCGTCAGTGCGAAAATACCCAACAGGATGCTGAAGAGCACCGGCACCTTCATGTATTCCGGCACCTTACCCCGCCGAAACGCCTCGCTCAGGATCCAGCCGCCTGCCCATCCGAGAACGCCCGCCACCACGATTCCGCGCAGGATCTGCCATGCGGCAAGGCCGAAACTGCCTGCGCTTGCGGACACGACGATCACCTCGAAGGCCAGTACAGCCGCCAGTGCGCCGATCGGGTCGTTCACGATGGCTTCCCACTGCAGCAATTGGGCCGGGCGGCGGTTCAGTCGCGCCTGACGCAATAGTGGCGCGATCACCGTCGGTCCCGTCACGATCATGATGCCACCGAAGACAGCGGAACTTTCCCAACTGAGCCCCCCGACATAATGCAGCGCCAGGGCGCTGCCGATCCAGCCTACCGGAGCGCCGAGGAATACTAGCCGTTTGACCCCCTGCTCTGCCCCGCGAAGCGAATAAAAATCAAGCGTCAGGCCGCCTTCGAACAGGATGATCGCCACCGCGATGGAAATCATGGGGCCCATGAGCGTGCCGATATCGCGCGACGGGTCGAAAACGCCGAATACAGGACCGGCCAGCAATCCCGCAGCCAGCATAAGGACGATTGCGGGCATCCGCAGGCGCCAGGCGATCCATTGCGCTCCAACGCCGAGCGCCCCGACCATCGCCACCGCCATGACCGGATCGAGCGCTCCCTCCGTGACGCCTGTCGCCATGCGCTATATTCCTTTTCTTTCAGTCATACCGGCGTCTCCGCCCAACAACCGCGCATGAGCCTCGAGCGCGAAACGGTCCGTCATTCCCGCGATGTAGTCGCTGACCAGCCGCGCCAGTGCCGTCCGGTCCGGGGCATCAGCCACGTTTTGGCGCCAGCGCTTCGGAAGAAAGTCGGGATGCGACATGTAGAACGCAAAGAGGTCCTCGACCACTTTTGTAACACGGCTGCGCATCTCCACCACTTTAGAAGCCCGGTACATCCGCTTGAAAAGGAACGACCTTATCACCTGCAAGTCGGCCCACATCCGGTCGGAAAACCGGATGACCGGACGCCCGAGGTCACGGACGGCCTGAGGGTCTGGCGGCGCGGCCTGTTGAAGGATGGCGTGAGAGGTCTCGATAACGTCTGTCACCATCACACCGAAGACGCGCCGCAGCGCCTCGTGGCGACGGCGATACGGATCAAGGCCGGGATATTTCGTGTCGACCTCGCGGTAACAGGCGCCCACAACCGGCAGCTCGGCGATTTCCTGCTCGGTGAAGAGCCTGGCACGGAGGCCGTCGTGCAGGTCATGATTGTTGTATGCCACGTCATCAGCCAGTGCGGCCACCTGTGCCTCGGCGCTCGCATAGGTGTGCAGTTCGAGGTCGTGCTTTGCGTTATAGTCCGCAAGCGCATATGGAAGCGCACCCGTCACCGGACCATTATGCTTGGCGATGCCCTCGAGCGTATCCCAGGTGAGATTGAGCCCATCGAACTCGGCGTAGTGGCGTTCCAGCGACGTGACGATACGGATCGCCTGCGCGTTGTGATCAAAGCCGCCATAATCCGACATGAGCCTGTCAAGCGCGTCTTCGCCGGTATGGCCGAATGGCGTGTGGCCCAGGTCATGAGCCAAGGCCACCGCTTCGGTCAGTTCCACGTTAAGCCCGAGCGCACCCGCAATCGTGCGCGCGACCTGCGCAACCTCGATCGAGTGTGTCAGCCGCGTGCGGAAATAATCGCCCTCATGTTCGACGAAAACCTGAGTTTTGTGCTTGAGGCGGCGGAAGGCGCTGGAATGGATGATACGATCCCTATCCCTCTGATAACACGACCGAAACGCGCTTTCTTCTTCTGGGTA belongs to Roseovarius sp. THAF27 and includes:
- a CDS encoding sodium:proton antiporter → MATGVTEGALDPVMAVAMVGALGVGAQWIAWRLRMPAIVLMLAAGLLAGPVFGVFDPSRDIGTLMGPMISIAVAIILFEGGLTLDFYSLRGAEQGVKRLVFLGAPVGWIGSALALHYVGGLSWESSAVFGGIMIVTGPTVIAPLLRQARLNRRPAQLLQWEAIVNDPIGALAAVLAFEVIVVSASAGSFGLAAWQILRGIVVAGVLGWAGGWILSEAFRRGKVPEYMKVPVLFSILLGIFALTDYILHESGLLAVTVMGVVIANANLPSYTELRRFKEHATILLVSGVFVLLAANMDMETLRLINWNAVAMVAVVILLVRPMTVLFSLAFTNIPFRERLLVGLTGPRGVVLVAVAGLFGERLVAEGVEDAAFLTPFAFALVAATVVLHGFTLAPLARWLGLAGKGQPGVLLSGGSQFATSFAKTLQELEVPILITDTNRARLRSAREAGLPVFFGDVLSEAAEHSAEIMKYGVVLAISDNDAYNTLVATDLAPEFGRENVYQLGRAKQDSKRHELPASLGGRIVAQGRGYTELAGKMVQGWEVRATNLTEDYTFEDWQSQNDGGIPLATHSQTAGLRILSETSKVESEGEFKLIWLGPAREERAAASASA
- a CDS encoding deoxyguanosinetriphosphate triphosphohydrolase, with protein sequence MHTPYASDPARARARLYPEEESAFRSCYQRDRDRIIHSSAFRRLKHKTQVFVEHEGDYFRTRLTHSIEVAQVARTIAGALGLNVELTEAVALAHDLGHTPFGHTGEDALDRLMSDYGGFDHNAQAIRIVTSLERHYAEFDGLNLTWDTLEGIAKHNGPVTGALPYALADYNAKHDLELHTYASAEAQVAALADDVAYNNHDLHDGLRARLFTEQEIAELPVVGACYREVDTKYPGLDPYRRRHEALRRVFGVMVTDVIETSHAILQQAAPPDPQAVRDLGRPVIRFSDRMWADLQVIRSFLFKRMYRASKVVEMRSRVTKVVEDLFAFYMSHPDFLPKRWRQNVADAPDRTALARLVSDYIAGMTDRFALEAHARLLGGDAGMTERKGI